DNA sequence from the Ruminococcus albus 7 = DSM 20455 genome:
TTTACTATGTCTTTATGCCACAGGATCGTCTGTGCACATAAACTATCTATTATATTATACACTATTTTACAGCAAAACGCAAGGGGATAAAGGAAGAAGTTTGAAAAATTCCGTCGGAGAGGCATCCCATGAGGGCCGACGATAATGAAATTCGGTCGGTAAAGCAAGAAAACCCTGCATACGCAGAAGCGTAAAACAGGGCTTTTCCAAGGATGTTTTAGTGAATGGAAACTGTAAAGCGTAAAAGTATCAGATGCCGCTGGCACCGTAGTTTGAAAGGACTCTTGCGGAAGGGTCATTAACGTTGCAGCCCTCCCATTCTTTGTTTGGCATCCAGTAATCGGTGACCATAGCACTCTGTCCCGGGTAGAACTTTTCAAATATCTCTCGGTAGAGTAGGGATTCCTTTGTGAAGGGTGCAGGGTCGGAGTACAGTGCTTTTCTTTGCAGAAATTCTTCGTCGGTGTAGTATTTTTCGGCATAGGCTTTCAGGTCGTCCACCATGGAATGACCGACTGCATCGGAAAACGCAGCTTTTTCACGCATGAGTATATCCTGAGGCAGCCAGCTGCCTTCAAAGGCATGACGCAGGAGGTATTTGCCTTTGTTGTATATGTTCATCTTCTTTTCGGGGTCGATAGCCATAACGTATCTTACAAAGTCAAGATCACCGAAGGGTACTCTTGCTTCAAGGGAGTTTACTGAGATGCAGCGGTCGGCACGAAGTACATCGTACATATGCAGTTCGTGTATACGCTTGCGGGATTCTTTCTGGAATTCCTCGGCAGAAGGAGCAAAATCGGTGTACTTGTAGCCGAAAAGCTCATCGGATATCTCACCTGTCAGCAGTACGCGGATATCGGTCTGTTCGTGTATAGCTTTGCAGACAAGATACATACCTATACTTGCACGGATAGTGGTTATATCGTATGTTCCCAGATATTTTATGACATTCTCAAATGCTCCGAGAACATCGTCTTCGCTGATGATGACCTCGGTGTGGTCACTGCCGATATACTCAGCGACCTCACGGGCGTACTTCAGGTCTATGGCATCGGTGTTCATACCTATGGCGAAGGTGCGTATGGGCTTTTCGGAACATCTGGCAGCTATGGCGCATACCAGCGAAGAATCAAGTCCGCCGGAAAGCAGGAAGCCGACCTTGGCGTCGGATACAAGCCTTTTGCTGACACCCTTGATAAGCTTTTCACGGATGTTCCTGCATACGGTTTCGAGATCATCATAGCAATATCCGTCTGTAGCCGAGATATCCTCATAACACACGAATTCTCCGTCCTTGTAGTAATGGCCGGGAGGGAATGGCATGATCTTATCACAGATATCCACCAGGTTTTTAGGCTCGCTGGCGAATACGATATCACCGCTTGATGCATAGCCGTAATACAATGGGCGTATGCCGATAGGGTCACGGGCTGCTATGAACTCCTTGTTTTCACCGTCATAGATTATACAGGCGAATTCAGCATCCAGTTTAGCGAACATATCAGTGCCGTATTCTTTGTACAGCGGCAGTATTATCTCGCAGTCAGATCCGCTTCTGAATGTGTAGCCTTTTTTTACCAGTTCCGCTTTGGTCTTTTCAAAACCGTAAAGCTCACCGTTGCAGACAGCATAGCTGCTGCCCATAATGAAAGGCTGCATACCCTCGGGGTGAAGCCCCATTATAGCAAGGCGGTGGAAACCCAACAGTCCCTCACCGAGATTTACGGTCTGGGAGTTATCGGGACCTCTGGTAACAGTTGCTGCAAATCCCTTCATAAACAGTTCTTCGTCAAAACGGCTGCCGCACCAGCCCATGATTGAACACATATCTATTCCTCCATAACAAAAAAGACAGCGTCCCCGAAAAGGAACGCCGTCGTCCGAAAAATATTTTACGCCAATATTATATCCCCATGGGATCGAAATGTCAATGCTGTATCGGAGGATTTAACAGATATTTCATATTTAACAGAAATAAGTCGGAATACTATGGTAAGAAGTCTGCCTAATGATGTAAACATATATGGTGGAGTATGGTATAATATACTAATAAGAAATGAAACGAAGCAGAAGGTCTTTTGGAAAAAGGCTTTCTGCTTTAATTTTTATGTCTTCCAAACGGTACCTGATGATGCGAACGGTCATTATGGTACACCATGCCTGAAGGCATAATGTAATGGGACAGGGTAAGTATTATCGACTCTGCCTATACAGAAAATTTCCGACAAAGCCCTTGAAGAATCAGACAAGTTGGGGTTTTAAGGTATTTTTGGTATTGACAAATATCTTTTTTTTGTGGTATAGTAATGGACAAGCAAGGGCGCTGTGATGAAAATTTACGGCGTTCTTTTTTTATTTTAAGGGGAGGTTGGTCCAGTGAGCAGACTATACAGAGTGCTTATCGTTGATAACAATCTGGGCACATTCGACAGGCTGAAGAAAATGTCAGTGTGGCAGGAGAATGGCTTTGAAATATATTCCAAGACATCTGACAGTGAGAATGCTGCGGCGTACTGTCTGAAAAATTCGATAGACCTTATGGTATGCTTCAACCGCTTGCCGTCAATCTCCGCTGAATCGGTCGTAAGCGCTGTCAGGAATTCATCACCCAAGACGGTGTGTCTGGCGGTAAGCCCTTTCGATGATTCGGAAAATATGCGCAAATGTTTTCTTCTTGGGGTAATAGACTACATCAACGAGCCTGTAAGTGAATCAAGGCTGAACGAAGCACTTGCCCGTGCGGCGCAACTGATAGGGAGCACTTTTGTTGCAGGGGAGTATGCACTTACGGTGGAGGAATTTATTGACGGCTGTAAGACCGAGGACGAAAAGTTCCGTGAACGTCTGCGTGAATTCCTGAAGGGATGTGAGAATACCACTGCAACTACTGAGAATGCAGCCGATCATTTTGGCTTTAACAAGGATTATTTCGGAAGGCTCTTCAAATCAAAAATGGGTATGACCTTTGGCGAGTTTTACAAGCATTTCCGTATATTATACGCTGAAAAGCTGCTTCTTTCGGGCAGATATAAGGTATATGAGGTAAGTGCGATGCTGGGATTCTCATCTGTTGATTACTTTACTACTGTATTCAAGAAAATTACAGGAAAGACACCTTCGGAGTTAAAAAAGTGATATAAAAGTCGGTATCATGCTGTAATATGTATGGCGATTGTGGTGTTGGTACAGCGGAATATATGATATGCTGTAAAAAATACATAATTATAATGAAGATAATCACAAGCCTTATAAAAATAGCGCGATTTCCCATCTTATCTTAAATAGCGGGAACGGGGACAGACCTGAAAGGTCTGCCCCTGTTTTCGTTGCCTGAGCTTTTTGGATCTGTGATCTGATATTTAACAGGTCTGCATATTTTGGGTAAATGTCTGATTTTTATAGGATATGATAAATTGACTTTTGGCTGCAGATAATGTAGAATAATATACAGTTAAGGCAATGGCGCCGTTAGCAGTTCTTGAAAAAAGGACGGCTTTCGTCATTGCTTTTTATTTTTGTTATTTTTACAGTACTTTATTTCAGGAGGTAATGACAATGTCTTATGTAGACGAAATAATTGATCAGGTAATCAAGCAGAATCCCGCAGAGCCGGAATTCCATCAGGCAGTAAGAGAGGTTCTGGATTCTATCAGACCTGTTATCGATGCAAATGAAGCAACATTCCGCAGAGATGCTCTGCTGGAAAGACTGGTTAACCCTGAGAGACAGATCAAGTTCCGCGTGCCGTGGATCGATGACAAGGGCGATGTACACGTAAATACAGGCTACAGAGTTCAGTTCAACTCTGCTATCGGTCCTTACAAGGGCGGTCTGAGACTTCACCCCTCTGTAAATCTGGGTATCATCAAGTTCCTGGGCTTTGAACAGATCTTCAAGAACAGCCTGACCGGTCTGCCTATCGGCGGCGGTAAGGGCGGTTCCGACTTTGACCCCAAGGGCAAGTCCGACAGAGAGATCATGCGTTTCTGCCAGGCTTTCATGACTGAGCTGTGCAAGTATATAGGCGCTGATACCGACGTTCCTGCAGGTGACATCGGTACAGGCGGACGTGAGATCGGCTATATGTTCGGTCAGTACAAGAAGATCAGAAACGTATTTGAGGGCGTTCTGACAGGCAAGGGTCTGACATACGGCGGTTCTCTTGCAAGAACAGAGGCTACCGGCTACGGTCTGCTTTACCTCGTTGAGGAGCTGTTCAAATCTCACGGTCAGTCCATCGAAGGCAAGACTGCAGTAGTATCCGGCGCAGGCAACGTTGCTATCTATGCTATACAGAAGGCTCAGCAGCTTGGCGCTAAGGTTGTTACCTGCTCCGATTCAACAGGTTGGGTATATGATCCCGACGGAATTGATGTTGAAGCTCTGAAGCAGATCAAGGAAGTTGACAGAGCAAGACTTACCGAGTACAAGAAGTACAGACCCAACAGTGAGTATCACGAGGGCAGAGGCGTATGGTCTGTAAAGGCTGATATCGCACTTCCTTGCGCTACACAGAACGAGCTGGGCATCGAGGATGCTAAGCAGCTGGTAGCTAACGGCGCAGTAGCAGTTTGCGAAGGCGCTAATATGCCTACTACTGAGGAGGCTACAAAGTATCTGCAGGATAACGGCATCTGGTTCGTTCCCGGCAAGGCAGCTAATGCAGGCGGTGTTGCTACTTCCGCACTTGAGATGTCCCAGAACAGCGAGCGTCTGAGCTGGACATTCGATGAGGTAGATTCCAAGCTGAAGCAGATCATGGTAAACCTCTATCACAATATCGACGAAGCTGCTAAGAAGTACGGCTTTGAAGGAAATTACGTTGTAGGTGCAAATATCGCAGGCTTTGAGAAGGTACTCGAAGCTATGAACGCACAGGGCATCGTTTAAGCAGGAGTTGAAAGCATGGTAAATTCCGAAAATACAGGTTTTCTTCCGATAGTACCGTTCGAGGGCGTACACCCCGAAATGCTCATTGTGGTATATCAGAAGAATGAAGAAACATTCGGAAGCAGCGAATATGCTGCAAACACCGAATGCTGGGATTGACCTTCACATAGGGCACGGCAGCACCGTTATTTCGATGCTGCCTAGTGCTGTTTTCGGATAAACATGGTTTTGAAAGGAGTAAGTGATGAAGAAAATACTGGTATGTCGGGAGACGGATGAACGCGAAACACGAGTATCGCTCATACCTGACGACATAAAAAGGCTCATATCCATGGGGTATGAGGTGAAAGTAACCCGCGGAGCGGGAGAAAAAAGCGGCTTCAATGACGAGGCGTATGAGAAGGCAGGCGCTGTTCTTGTATCCTCGAATGAAGCGGGATATGAGGGCAGCGAAATTATTCTGAGGATAATGAAGCCTGCATCTGCGGCAGGTATACCTTCGGGTGCGCTGCATCTTAGCTATCTTGACCCCTTCAATGAGAAGGAACTGTTAAACGATTTCGCTAAGTCAGGTGTTCAGGCAGTATCTCTGGAAATGATTCCCAGAACCACATTAGCCCAGAAAATGGACGTTCAGTCTTCACAGACCTCACTGGCAGGATATACAGCTGTAGTAAATGCAGCAGCGAAACTTCCGAAAATCCTGCCTATGATGGTAACACCCTCGGGTACTATACAGCCCGCAAGAGTGTTCATAATCGGTGTCGGCGTTGCAGGTCTTCAGGCTATCGCAACTGCTAAAAGACTGGGCGCGAGAGTTGATGCTTTCGATACACGACCTGTAGTTGAGGAGCAGGTAAAGTCCCTTGGTGCGTCGTTTGTTAAGATCGACCTGGGTGAAATGGGGCAGACTGATCAGGGTTACGCTAAGGAACTCACCCCCGAGCAGATCGCTAAACAGCAGGAAGCTCAGGCTAAGGTCTGTGAGCGTTCAGATATAGTTATAACCACCGCAAAGGTTTTCGGAAGAAAGGCCCCGCGTCTAATCGGCAAGGATGTTCTTGACAGGATGAAGAAGGGTGCTATCGTTGTGGATATGGCAGTATCTACGGGCGGAAACGTTGAAGGCTCAAAGCTTTTCGAGGACGTTGTGACCGAAAACGGAGTAACCATAATGTGCGGAGATATGCTGGAAAGACAGGTGCCATACGATGCATCGAAAATGCTTTCGGGCAACTTCTATGCGTTCCTGACACATTTCTACAACAAGGAGAGCAAGGAGCTCGTTGTTAACCTTGAGGACGAAATAATGCGCGGATGCTTGCTCACACAGGGCGGAAAGATCATCCACGAGCGTTTCAAGGGTCAATAATATTTGCGATAGTATGATCGAAAATGTTTTCGTTAAATTTTAATGGAGGTAAAGAAAAATGGCGATAGGAGAAATTCTGCTCCTGGTATTCGTATTTGTAATTGCCGGATTTTTGGGAGTTGAGCTGATATCCAAAGTCCCCTCACAGCTGCATACGCCCCTTATGTCGGGTACAAATGCGATATCGGGCATAACGATAGTAGGTGCCATATCTGCAACAGCAGTAGCGCTCCACACAGACGGTATGGTAAGCAATATTTGCGGTTTTGCAGCAATAGTACTGGCTACCATAAACGTTATCGGAGGTTATCTTGTAACAGACAGGATGCTTGGAATGTTTAAGAAAAAGGGGGACGATAAGAAGTGAATACAGATACTTTGCGCACAGTGTGTACGACAATATTCTACATGATATCGTCCGTACTTTTTATAAGAGGCATAAAGCTTCTTGGTAAGGCAGACACCGCAAGAAAGGGCAATCTGATGTCCTCGGTGGGTATGCTTATAGCAGTAGTTACAGTGCTTTTTGAAAAGCAGGTGACATCAACGATAACCTACGGTCCGGCGCAGAACGCCTATGTATGGGTGGTCGCAGCCATAGTTCTCGGCGGTGCCATAGGTGCTGTATGGGCAAAGAAGGTCGAGATGACAGGTATGCCTCAGCTGGTTGCACTGTTCAACGGCTTCGGAGGACTGTCCAGTTTACTGGTCGCATTGACACAGTACATGACCGATGATAATATAAATATATTTTCATCAATAGCCCTTGGTCTGACCATAGCAATAGGTGCGATAGCATTCACAGGCTCCATAGTTGCATGGGGAAAGCTGAGCGGCAAGATGTTCAAGAAAAACGTGACCATACCTGCAAAGAACGCAATAAACGGTCTGCTGGCAGTCGTTGGTCTTGTGGGAGTAGTTATCTACTCGCTGAGCATCGCGGGTGTTGTTGATGCATCACTCGGAAACATTGGTATAATCATTGTTACAGCGGCATACCTGATACTCGGTCTGACCATGGTAGTTGCTATCGGCGGCGGCGATATGCCTGTTATAATCTCACTGCTGAACGCATTCTCGGGACTTGCAGCTGCATTCGCAGGACTTTCCATTTCAAACTCCGTGCTGGTAGTTTCGGGTTGTCTGGTAGGTACATCTGGACTTATCCTGACCCTCATCATGTGCAAGGCTATGAACAGAACACTTTACGCACTGCTTTTCAGCAGCTTCGGTGCTGCCAAGAAGGGTGCAGCAGGCGAGCAGAAAGAGCCGAAATCCATGTCTGTTGAAGATGCATATCTTATTCTTGAAGCTGCAAGCAGTGTAGTATTCATCCCCGGTTACGGCATGGCAGTTGCGCAGGCACAGCACGCAGTCAAGGAGCTTTGCGACAAGCTTGAGGCAAACGGCGCTGAGGTAAACTTTGCTATCCACCCTGTTGCAGGACGTATGCCCGGTCACATGAACGTACTTCTTGCGGAGGCAAACGTACCTTACGAGCAGCTGAAAACTGCCGATGAGATGAATCCTCAGATGTCAAACACCGATGTTGCCATTGTTATCGGTGCAAACGACGTTGTAAATCCCTCTGCGATAAATGATGAGAGCTCTCCTCTTTACGGTATGCCCATAATCAACGCATACGAGGCAAGGACAGTTTTCGTGCTGAAGCGCGGCAAGGGTACAGGTTTCTCGGGTGTTGAGAACCCGCTGTTCACAAATGACAACACTGTTATGATCTACGGTGATGCAAAGAATACTGTGGCTCAGCTGGTCAGTGAGTTTGAGGAATAAATGCATTGGGGCTTGATTCCCCGATCTTAGGGGGAGTATTATGACCTTTCATATCGGCGACAGAATAGAGCTTGCGGGCTTTGGGAAGGTGTCTGTTGAAGATACACCTGAGGATCTGCAGAACAAAACTGATAATGATGCGGATATTGTTCTGAAAAACGCTCTTGTGGTTGACAGCACTGGTGTTTATCCTGCGGATGTAAGTATCTCGGACGGTGTTATAGTGTCGGTAGGTACTTCGCAGAATGCCATGAAGACCTATGATGCGGATGGTTATGTGCTTACGGCAGGAAGGATATTTACGGGAAAAGTTTCGGAGGCTGGCAACGCTGAGGAACTGCTTTTCAGCGGATATTCTACCGCTATATTTGAGCTTGACTGCGGACGGGAAAGGGTAGCTGAGGTGCTGATGGAGAAAAATTCTCTGCCTGTCAATCTGGGCTTTATACCTTCTGCAGACAGCTGCAGATGCTTTGTTTCTGATGATTTCTGTCCTGTTTTGGATCGTGGGTCACATACTGACTTTGAAGGTGAAAACTCCGATATCATGAGGAGGATAGCCGAACAGACGATCCTTCCTGCTTTCAGGTGCGGTATATCTTCTCATGTGGGTACGATAGAGGTCGGAAAGCTGGCAGACTTGTTTTTATGGCGGCCTGAGGAATTTTTCAGGAAACCTGCAAAAATATTTAAAAGCGGCAGACTTGTTTTTGACAGTACCCTGACTGACCGACGTGATATTGTATATTCATTACTTTCGTGCAGTACGGAGTGGGGAGTCCGCAATCCATGTGCGTTCTTCACTTCTGTTGGTGCAGCAAAGGGCTATCTTGGCAGACGTATGGGCTGTGAGCGTAATGTTATAGCCGTGGAAGGCTGATTTATTCAATGCATATCTAAAGGGACAGCTTCGGCTGTCCTTTTTATGTTTGATATTGATTTATACATAAAAAAGGTGTATAATCATTTCTGGTGATGATATGAAAGATATGAAAAAAGAACTGGCTGTTTTTTCGGGAGCACTGATATGCTGCTTTTTGTGGGGGAGTGCTTTTCCTGCCATAAAGATCGGTTATGAGCTGTGGCATATAGGTGACGATGAGACGTGGAAAGTAATACGTTTTGCGGGGATAAGGTTTTTTATTGCGGGGATACTTGTCATACTGTTTGCTAGTATTATTCAGAAAAAACTGCTGCTGCCGCGGCGTGATGAATGGGGCAGTATAATGTTCCTGAGTTTATTCCAGACTATCGGTCAGTATATTTTCTTCTACCTTGGACTGGCTCATACTTCGGGCGTGAATTCGGCTGTTGTGGATTCACTTACAAATTTCTTTGCAATAATAATAGCGAGCATAGTATTGCACATGGAAAAGCTTACACCCCGGAAGATAGCAGGATGTATGCTTGGTATCGCAGGGGTGGTTATGGTACAGATCTCGCCTGCGGGCTTCACTTTCAGTCCTGCAGGTGACGGACTTGTGGCGCTTTCTGCACTGTGTTACGGTGTTTCTTCGACTATGATAAAAAGGTATTCTGCTGAGCATGATACGGTACTTTTCAGCGGATGGCAGTTCATGTTTGGCGGGGCTGTGATGACGGCGGCGGGTCAGGCGGGAATACTCTTCGTCGGAGATAGTTCGTCAGAAACAAATCCAGTGACGTTTGGAGCTGCTGCGGTGCTTATCTATCTGGCGCTGGTTTCCAGTGTTGCGTATACGCTTTGGGGCATACTTCTCAGGAATAATGATGTATCGAAAATATCGGTCTTCGGATTTATGAACCCTGTTATCGGTGTAATGCTTTCTGCTGTTTTGCTGGGAGAGGCAGATACACTTGGGATAAAATACGCAGCGGCACTTTTGTTGATATGTGCCGGTATTATCATAGTAAATCGCAAAAGCGCATCCCATAAAGGAGCGTAGAAAAAAGTTGATTTGTGAAAAGAATATGTCATATCTCTTGAAATTTCATTTTCTTTGTGATATAATAAATATATAATGAAGCTAATATTGCTTGATTAATGTATAATTTCTTTAAAAATCCCAAATAAATTTACCGATGCAGTTAATATATGTTGATATGAAGAAAATGGAGGAAGCAAATGGATCTTCAAAATGTTGTTGACAGCTTTTCCACAGCAGCCTGCGTAGTTTCTGTGGAGATGCTTCCGGATGGACATAGGGGAAAATTCCGCATTGTTACGGGCAACAGAGCTTACCTTGACACAATTGAGCGTCCTATGAATAATGTTCAGCTGCTCACAACAAAATTTGAACCGAACAGTGAGTATACCAAATACATGGAACGCGATCTTAACTTCGAGGATTCGTGTTATCGTGCAGCGGTTGAAAATAAGATCGTACACGCTTATGCACATCCGGCAAGATTTGATGTGTGGTTCAATATGTCTTTTCTGCCGCTAAGGTCAGATATACCGGGGATATATTATTGTATATATATGATGGAGATCAATTTCAAGCCTGAGGCTAAAAGATTGTCTGCCATCTCACCTGATATCGCATCTGCGGTACTGGAAACTTGCATCAAGCTGAGGAGTAATGCGGATATCGGATCTATAATGAGCGATATATGTGAAGATATACGTGAGCTTTGTGATTCCGAGCTTTTTTGTATACTGCTGATGGATGCGTCAAAGCGTTCGTGTTCTGTACTGGGCGAAGCTCTTTCTGATGATACAGATCTGGTATATATGGAGAATTTTTTGGATGATGGCTTTTATGATATTGCAGAATCATGGAAGGATACCATAGCAGGCAGCAACTGTTTGATAGTCAAGAATGAGTCTGATATGGAAGTAGTACGTGAAAGGAATCCTGTATGGCACGATTCGATAACGAAGGCAGGCGGCAGGACCATAGTACTTTTCCCGCTTGAATTCAGGAATAAAGCGCTTGGATATATCTGGGCATTGAATTTCAGCGCCGAGGTAGCAGACACGATCAAGGAAACACTTGAGCTTACCTCATTCATACTGGCATCTGAGATATACAGTTACAAACTGATGGATAAGCTGCAGATACTGAGTTCAAGGGATATGCTGACAGGTGTTATGAACCGCAATGAGATGAACAACTATGTCGATAAGCTTGTTGATATCGGTGAAGAAAGATCGGTTGGGGTTGTATTTGTCGATCTTAACGGACTTAAAATGGTAAACGATTCCCGTGGCCATACGTCGGGAGATACACTGCTTAAAAATGCAGCTGCTGCGCTGCAGGAGGTATTTGATGTAAGGGATATCTTCAGGGCAGGCGGCGATGAATTTGTTGTGATCCTCCTTGGTGTGACCGAGGAAGAGCTGCGAAAAAAAGTGGATGAGCTGAGAGAAGCTTCGGATAAATACATGGATCTGGTATTTGCTATCGGTCAGGCTTATGAGAGCGATGTGGGAAATGTTCGTAAGGCACTGCATACAGCAGATGAGAATATGTATCTGGATAAAAAGCACTACTACGCGCTCCACCCCGAAAGAAAACGTCATTAGCGGATAGAATTGGATTAATGAAAAAAAGGATCGTCGGAGTAAGACGGGTATCCATATAGAAGATTTGCCCCAAAGCACTTTATTGTGCTTTGGGGCATTTTTACTCAGGTGTTAAGATAAATCAGAATTTAGCTATATATTTTATTATCTATAAAATGTTCTGCGGCGGCTTCATATAATTCCAATGCGGACAGGGATTGGCTATTTGAAAGTTCTTCATAAAATCTAACATATTTTTGCTGTTCATTAAAAAGCTTTGTATCCCCCATGATTTTTTTAAGGTAATACTCTGCTAATCCTTCAGTCAGATCCCATGTTTCAAAAAACGCATCTATATTACCCGGAGCTTTAATTAACAGAAAAATTATAAATTCGTGTCCTATAAAATAAAAGGCATCTGTGTACGTTTTTTCTATACAAAACATATCTTGTTCGTTTGAAATATTTATTGCCTCTGCACCGCCCGCAACTGATGTAACAAGAGTTGCTATAAAATACTCGTTTTCTAAATTACCTACAAGTCTTTCAGCTTTTTCGGTAAACGATGATCTTTCAAAAAGATCAAGTAACTCCGGTATGTATTGCTCTATTTTCTTTTTTTCGGATTCCCATATATTTTCAATGTAATAGTCATAGTGCTTGACCATGATCTCTGAGATCTCAATAATTATCTCGGTATAAGGTATAAGTGCGCTCTCTATATTATCCGGAATATTGCCGTTGATAATATCGTTGCCTAATTGTATCAATCCGCTATAATATTCCTTTGCCGAAACATAAGCACAGGCAGGCTGAGAAACTATTATGCCGAACAATATACCGCAATGCTGTCCTCCGCAAACAGTCAGCAGGTCTTCATTTTTTTTGATCACAGACAGATCCTCCGGAGGATATATTTCACGATATTTTGCACCATATTCGTTATCGTAACCGCACTTTGCGGTCGATAACATATGAAAGACATAATTTGTATCTTTATTTGCAGCAAAGCGTATTTTGTTCATTTTTATTTTCTCCTTACAAATTCCGGTTTATATTCGTAACAATTATAGCATAGCATTGCTGCATTGTCAATAAAAACGCTATAGTACTTCTGACTGTAAATCAGAAATACTATGGCTTAAAACTTCTATATGAGTATCTTTCTTATGGTGCCGACAATACTTTTTTGGTATGGCTCTGCAGAGATGAGTACAATAAAATGTACGACATACATCGATATTATCCAACATGATACGTGTCTTTACTTTTTCTGAGGTATGTGATATAATATAAAGCGGAAAACGGATCGTTGGTATATTGAACGATCAGAGCTATTATTGCCGTGATGTAAGGAGAGAATGTTATGATATTACAGGGTAAATGTGTTGTTATCGGAGTTACAGGTTCTATAGCAGCCTATAAGATACCGAATCTGGCGCGTATGCTGAAAAAACAGGGGGCAGATGTTGAGATACTTATGACCCCTAATGCTTGCAATTTCATACATCCATTAACTTTTGAAAGTCTGCTGGGGCATAAATGCCTGGTGGATACGTTTGACAGAAACTTCCAGTACTCTGTGGAACACGTTGCTGTTGCAAAAAAGGCAGATGTTGTAATAATTGCTCCTGCTTCGGCAAATGTTATAGGTAAGGTGGCTTCGGGTATTGCTGATGATATGCTTACAACTACAGTAATGGCGTGCACCTGTCCAAAAATAATCTCACCTGCTATGAATCACAATATGTTCCATAATCCCATAGTACAGGATAATATTGAAAAACTTCGCGGATACGGCTATAGTATTGTTGAACCCGCAAGCGGTATGCTTGCTAACGGTGACAGCGGTGACGGAAGGATGCCCGAGCCTGAGGTCCTGTACGAATACGTGCTGCGCGAGATAGCCTGCGACAAGGATATGAAGGGCAAAAAAGTTCTTGTTACAGCAGGTGCTACCCGTGAATCAATTGATCCTGTGCGGTTCATCACTAATCATTCCAGCGGTAAAATGGGTATCGCCCTGGCTAAGGCTGCGATGCTGAGAGGTGCAGACGTTACCCTTGTGGCAGGTCATACAGAGGCTCAGCTTCCGCCTTTTGTAAATTATATACCTGTGGAAAGTGCGGAGGATATGTTCAATGCTGTAACGCAGCTGTCCGATAAACAGGACTTTATTATCAAGGCAGCAGCCGTAGCCGATTATACTCCAACGACAACAGCAGATAATAAGCTTAAAAAGTCGGATAAAGATATGGTGATCGAGCTCAAACGCACAAAGGATATACTAAAATATCTTGGAGAACATAAGCGTGAGGGACAGAAGATATGTGGTTTCTCAATGGAAACCGAGAATGTTATAGAGAATT
Encoded proteins:
- a CDS encoding NAD(P)(+) transhydrogenase (Re/Si-specific) subunit beta; the encoded protein is MNTDTLRTVCTTIFYMISSVLFIRGIKLLGKADTARKGNLMSSVGMLIAVVTVLFEKQVTSTITYGPAQNAYVWVVAAIVLGGAIGAVWAKKVEMTGMPQLVALFNGFGGLSSLLVALTQYMTDDNINIFSSIALGLTIAIGAIAFTGSIVAWGKLSGKMFKKNVTIPAKNAINGLLAVVGLVGVVIYSLSIAGVVDASLGNIGIIIVTAAYLILGLTMVVAIGGGDMPVIISLLNAFSGLAAAFAGLSISNSVLVVSGCLVGTSGLILTLIMCKAMNRTLYALLFSSFGAAKKGAAGEQKEPKSMSVEDAYLILEAASSVVFIPGYGMAVAQAQHAVKELCDKLEANGAEVNFAIHPVAGRMPGHMNVLLAEANVPYEQLKTADEMNPQMSNTDVAIVIGANDVVNPSAINDESSPLYGMPIINAYEARTVFVLKRGKGTGFSGVENPLFTNDNTVMIYGDAKNTVAQLVSEFEE
- a CDS encoding amidohydrolase family protein; its protein translation is MTFHIGDRIELAGFGKVSVEDTPEDLQNKTDNDADIVLKNALVVDSTGVYPADVSISDGVIVSVGTSQNAMKTYDADGYVLTAGRIFTGKVSEAGNAEELLFSGYSTAIFELDCGRERVAEVLMEKNSLPVNLGFIPSADSCRCFVSDDFCPVLDRGSHTDFEGENSDIMRRIAEQTILPAFRCGISSHVGTIEVGKLADLFLWRPEEFFRKPAKIFKSGRLVFDSTLTDRRDIVYSLLSCSTEWGVRNPCAFFTSVGAAKGYLGRRMGCERNVIAVEG
- a CDS encoding DMT family transporter, translated to MKDMKKELAVFSGALICCFLWGSAFPAIKIGYELWHIGDDETWKVIRFAGIRFFIAGILVILFASIIQKKLLLPRRDEWGSIMFLSLFQTIGQYIFFYLGLAHTSGVNSAVVDSLTNFFAIIIASIVLHMEKLTPRKIAGCMLGIAGVVMVQISPAGFTFSPAGDGLVALSALCYGVSSTMIKRYSAEHDTVLFSGWQFMFGGAVMTAAGQAGILFVGDSSSETNPVTFGAAAVLIYLALVSSVAYTLWGILLRNNDVSKISVFGFMNPVIGVMLSAVLLGEADTLGIKYAAALLLICAGIIIVNRKSASHKGA
- a CDS encoding GGDEF domain-containing protein, producing the protein MDLQNVVDSFSTAACVVSVEMLPDGHRGKFRIVTGNRAYLDTIERPMNNVQLLTTKFEPNSEYTKYMERDLNFEDSCYRAAVENKIVHAYAHPARFDVWFNMSFLPLRSDIPGIYYCIYMMEINFKPEAKRLSAISPDIASAVLETCIKLRSNADIGSIMSDICEDIRELCDSELFCILLMDASKRSCSVLGEALSDDTDLVYMENFLDDGFYDIAESWKDTIAGSNCLIVKNESDMEVVRERNPVWHDSITKAGGRTIVLFPLEFRNKALGYIWALNFSAEVADTIKETLELTSFILASEIYSYKLMDKLQILSSRDMLTGVMNRNEMNNYVDKLVDIGEERSVGVVFVDLNGLKMVNDSRGHTSGDTLLKNAAAALQEVFDVRDIFRAGGDEFVVILLGVTEEELRKKVDELREASDKYMDLVFAIGQAYESDVGNVRKALHTADENMYLDKKHYYALHPERKRH